The Meiothermus sp. QL-1 nucleotide sequence GAAGACCACCACCACCGGCCCCTTGGGTGGGGTGAGGGCCAGGTGGTAGGCCCTCTCCAGGGCCTCGGGCACCTCCTCCGCCCGCTCCACGGGGAAAGCGGCCTTGACCACGGGGCGGGCCATCTCCACCAGGGGCCCGGCCAGTAGGGGCTCGTGGAAGAGGTGGCGCCGGTCCTGCTGGCCCACGGTGACCAGGAGGGGGGAATGGTTCTTCCAGGCGGTGTAGAGGGCCCCCATGGCGTTGCCCAGGCCAGGGGCCGCGTGGAGGTTCACCAGGGCCGGCCTACCGCCCGCCTGGGCGTAGCCGTCCGCCATGGCCACCACCACCCCCTCGTGGAGGCCCAGGATGTAGCGGGCGGTGGCCTCGAGGCCCAGGAGAAAGGGAAGCTCCGTGGAACCGGGGTTGCCGAAGACCAGGGAAAACCCCCGCTCCCGAAGCCAGAGGTGGGCACTCTCCCGCGCTTTCATCTGGCCCCCTAAGCCGGAGCGGCCCCGATGGTGCGCCCCCCGTCCACGAAGAGCACCTGCCCGGTGATGAAGCTGGACTCGTCCGAGACCAGGAAGAGGGCCGCCTGGGCCACCTCCAAGGGCTTCCCCGCCCGGCCCAAGGGCGTGGCGGCGATGGCCTTCTCCCGCACCTTCTCCGGCACCTTGGCCGTCATGCGCGTCTCAATGAACCCCGGGGCCAGGGCGTTCACCCGGATGCCAAACCGCCCCAGCTCCAGGGCCAGGGTGCGGGTGAGCCCCACCACCCCCGCCTTGGAGGCCACGTAGTTGGCCTGCCCCAGGTTCCCCAGGTACACCCGGGAGCTGGTGAGCACGATGGACCCCGGGTTCCGCTCCCGCATGGCCTCCGAGGCCGCCTGGGCCACCAGGAAGCTCCCCGTGAGGTTCACCCTGAGCACCGTTTCCCAGTCCTCCAGGGGCATCTTCCAGTGGAAGTTGTCCCGGGTGATGCCCGCGTAGTGCACCACCCCGTCCAGCCGGCCGAAGGCCTCCAGGGCCCGCCGGAAGCCCTCCGCCACCGAGGCGGGGTCGGCCACGTCCATGGGCAGGGCCAAGGCCCCCGTGGCCTCCGCCGCCTCCCCCAAGGGGCCTTCCTCCAGGTCGCAGGCCACAAGCCGCGCCCCTTCCTTGGCAAAAAGCTCCAGGGTGGCCCGGCCGATCCCGTGGGCCGCCCCCGTGATGAGCACCACCTTGTCCTTGAGCCGCATCCTACCCCCCTAGAGGGCGGTGGCCCCCCCGTCCACGGGCAAGACCACCCCGGTGATGTAGTCCGAGGCCGGGCTACAGAGGAAGAGCACCGCCCCCCCGAGCTCTCCCGGCTGCCCGGGGCGGCCTAAGGGGAGGGTGGCCTTCAGGTACGCCTCCGCCCGGGGGAGGACCTTCTCCGTCATGCGGGTGGGGAAAAAGCCTGGGGCCAGGGCGTTCACCCTAATCCCCCACCTGCCCCACTTCACCGCCAGGTCCCGGGTGAGGGCAACAAGCCCCCCCTTGGAGGCGGAGTAGCCCACGGCGTCCAGCACCTCGGGGAACTCCCCCTTGAGCCCGGCCACGGAGGCGATGTGCAAAATCTTGCCGTAGCCCCGCTCCTTCATGCGCCGGGCCGCGGCCCGGCTGGCCAGGAAGGCCCCCACCAGGTTCACCTCCAAGACCTCCCGCACCTTCTCCGTGGGCATCTCCAGGCTGGGGGCCCCCCAGCTGATGCCGGCGGCGTTCACCAGGATGGAAAGGGGGCCAAGCTCCCGCTCCACCTGCTCCACCACCCCCTCCACCCGGGCCTCGTCCCGCACGTCCCCCTCCAGGTAGAGGGCTTCCCCCAGGGCCCTCTGGGCCTCCTCAAAGAAGCTAGCCCGCCGGGCCAGGACCGCCACCTTGGCCCCCGCCTCCTTGAGGGCTAAGGCGGCCTCGAGGCCAAGCCCCCGGGAACCCCCCGTCACCAAGGCCACCTTTCCATCCAGGCGAAACTGTTCCAGGTACACGTCAATCTCCTCCTCGCCGGATCATGGTCACGAACTCCCCCTCCTGCACCACCTCGCCCCGCTGGTTCAGCACCCGCACCCGCTGCACCACCACCCCCCGGTCGGGCTTGGAGGTCTCGTGCTTCTCCAGGATCTCGCTTTCCCCCCGCACGGTGTCCCCGATGAAGACGGGCTTCAGGAACTTGTAGTTGCGGATCTCCATCCAGGCGATCACCGTACCCTCAAAGTGCCCCGAGCGCTGCCGCAGGCCGGTGAGCATGGAAAGCACCAGAAGCCCATGGGCGATGCGCTGGCCGAAGGGGGTGGTCTTGGCGAACTCCGCGTCGGTGTGGATGGGGTTGTAGTCCCCCGAGACGCCGGCGAAGTTCACCACGTCCGCCTCCGTCACCGTACGGGCTGGGGTCTGGAACCGCTGGCCGACCTGGAAGTCCTCAAAGTACATGGGCATCACGCCACCTCCTTGCCACCAAACCCCGGGGGAAGCCCCGGGGGTCCCACGATGGAACGGCCCCCGTCCACGAAAAGGGCCTGGCCGGTGATGAAGCTGGCCTCATCGGAGAGGAGAAAAAGCGCCGCCTGGGCCACCTCCAAAGGCCGCCCCGGGCGCTTTAGGGGGGAGGCCTCCACCTCCTGGGCCCAGGACCACTCGGGAAGCCCCGCGGTCATGCGGGTCTCAATGAGGCCGGGTACCAGGGCGTTCACCCGGATTCCCTTCCGGGCCAGCTCCAGGGCCAGGGTGCGCACCAGGCCCACCACCCCCATCTTGCTGGCCGCGTAATGGGCCACGCCCAAGGCCCCTAGGGCGGCCACAGAGCTGGTGAGGACCAGGCTTCCTTCCGTCATCACCTCCCCTGCCTTTTTGGCCACCAGGAAGCTTCCCGTGAGGTTGACCCTGAGGACCTCCTCCCACTCCTCCAGGGGCATCTTCCAGAGGAGGCGGGAACGCGCCACCCCGGCGAAGTGGGCCACCCCGTCCAGGCGGCCGAACTCCTCCAGGGCCTCGGCAAAGGCGGCCTCTACCCCCTGGGGGTCGGCCACGTCCGCGGGGATGGCCAGGGCTTCCACGTCCAGGGAGCCCACCGCTTCCGCCAGGGGCTCGGCCTCGAGGTCCACCCCCACCAGCCTGGCCCCCTCCTTTGCGAAGAACTCCAAGGCCGCCCGCCCAATCCCATGGGCCGCCCCCGTGACCAGGATGACCTTGCCCTCTAGCCGTCCCATCAGCGCACCAGGCTGGCGTAGACCGCGGTGCGGAAGAGCTGGGCGTAGTAGGCCCGCCCCCCAGGGTTCTGCATCATCCAGACCGCCACCAATCGCTCCTTGGGGTCCACGAAGAAGCTGGTGCCAAAGAGGCCCCCCCAGTTGTACTCCCCCGCGCTCCCCATGAGGGGGCTACCCCCATCCGCCAGGCGCACCGCCACTCCCAGGCCAAACCCGTAGCCAGGCCCCGGTAGGTAGGGAGCCCCTCGCTGGAGGGAGGGGAGGTAGAGGGGGCCCAGGTGGTCCGCGGTCATGAGAGCCACGCTCTTGGGGGAAAGGATGCGCCTGCCCTCCAGCTCCCCCCCGTTCAGGAGGGCCTGGAGGAAGCGGAAGTAATCCAGAGCTGTGGACACCGCCCCCGCTCCGCCGGAAAAGCGCTTGGGGGTCTCCCGCACGTTGAGGGCCTGAGGGGTGGGGCTTCGGGTAAAGGGGTCGGTGGCAAAGGGCTCGGCAATCCGGCCCCACTTCTCCCGCGGTACCTGGAAACCCGTATCCCCCATACCCAAGGGGCGGAAGATGCGCTCCTCCAGGAGTTCAGCTAGGCTCCGGCCCGTGACCCGCTCCAGAAGATGACCCAGGAGGTCGGTGGCGTTGCTGTACTCCCAGACCGTGCCTGGCTGGAACTGCAGGGGAAGGCGGGCCAGCTTGCCCACGAACTCCTCCGCCGTCTGGTCTATGGCATCCGCCCCTACCCGGCGGTACTCCTGCTTGACCAGAGAGTCAAAGAAGATGCCGTAGGTGAACCCCGAGGTGTGGCGGAGGAGGTCGTAAAGGGTGATGGGCCGCTGGGCCGGCACCAGTTCCAAGGTGGTCCGGCCCTCCGCCGTCCGCTCCACCCCTACCCGCACCTCGCGGAACTCGGGAAGGTAAAGGGCGATGGGGTCGGTGAGGAAGAGCCGCCCCTCCTCCGCCAGGCTCAAGGCCAGGACCGAGGTGAGGGGCTTGGTCATGGAGTAGATGCGGAAGATGGCCTCCCGGGTCATGGGGGTGCGGGCCTGGGGGTCCAGGTATCCCACGGCCTCGTGGTAGACCACCTGGCCGTTTCTGGCCACCAGGAAGACCGCCCCAGGAAGCCTACCCTGGGCCACCTCCACCTCGAGGCGAGCCTTGAAGGCGGCAAGCCGCCCCAAGTCCACCCCCTCCTGGACCTGGGCCAAGGCCGCCGTGAGCCCCAGGAGCAGGAATCCCAACCCTCTGACCAAAATCCGCATTCCCTACCACCTCCCTCAGGCAAACCCTTTCATCCCCGTGAGGTGCGCCCCGATGATGAGCCTTTGCACCTCGCTGGTGCCCTCGTAAAGGGTGAGGATGCGGGCGTCGCGGTAGAGCCTCGCCACCTCGTACTCCTCCAGGAAGCCGTAGCCCCCGTGGACCTGGATGGCCCGGTAGGCCACCCGGTTGGCGGCCTCGGAGGCGTAGAGCTTGGCCAGGCTGGCCTCCAGGGTGTACCGCTCCCCCTTCTGCTTCTTCCAGGCCGCCTGGTAGGTGAGGAGGCGGCTGGCCTCGAGGTCCAGCTTCATCTCCGCCAGGTGGCTCTGGATGAGCTGGAAGGAGGCCACAGGACGGCCAAACTGCTCCCGCTCCCGGGCATACCGCAGGGAGAGGTCCAAGGCCCGCTGCATGAGCCCCACCGCCCCCGCCGCCAGGGAGATGCGCCCGGTGTCCAGGGTGGCCATGGCGATGCGGAAGCCCTCCCCCTCCCGCCCCAGCACCCGGTCCCTGGGCACCCGCACCCCGTCCAGGAAGACCACCCCGGTGTCCGCCGCCCGGAGGCCCAGCTTGCCCTTCAGGGGCTGGGTCCTCACCCCGTCCCCCCGCTCCACCAAAAAGCAGGTGATGCCCCGGGCCCCGGCCTCGGGGTCGGTCTTGGCGAAGATGAGGAAGACCTCCGCCACGTTGGCGTGGGAGATGAAGGTCTTCTGCCCCTCCAGCACGTAGAACTCCCCGTCCCGATGGGCCCTGGTCCGAAGGCTTGCCGCATCCGAGCCCGAACCCGGCTCCGTGAGGCCAAAGGCCCCCAGAACTTCGCCTCGGGCCAGCCTGGGAACGTAGCGCCGCCGCTGCGCCTCGCTACCAAAGGTGAGGAGAGGGGTGAGGACCAGGCTCTGCTGCACGGAGAGGATGGAGCGGAGGGAGGAGGCCCCCCCAAGCTCCTCCAGGAGGGCGATGTAGGCCCAAAAGTCCAGCCCTGCCCCCCCGAGCTCCTCAGGGACGAAAACCCCCAAAAACCCCAGCTCCGCCATCCGCTCCACCAGGGGCCAGGGAAAGGCCTCCTTGCCCTCGTACTCCCAAAGGACGGGCCGGGCCTCTTCCAAAAACCGACGGGCCAACTCGCGGATTTCCCTGTGCTCAGGCACTTCCATCCTCAAGCCCCCTCAGGATCAGGTCAAAGTACCCCCGGGCCACCTCCTCGGCCCGCAAGGGTCCCCCGGGGTGGAACCAGCGGATCATCCAGTTGAGCATGGAGAGCACCGCCCGCCCCGCCAGGGCCACGTCCACGGGGCGGAAGACCCCCTGGGCCACCCCCCGCCGCAGGATTTCCCGCAGGTTGGCCTCGTGGCGGTCCCGGAGGGCCACGGTCCTGGCCCGGTTTTCCGGGGAGAGGCTTTTGATGCCCTGGAGCAGGGTGACGAAAAAGGCATAGTTCTCCTCAAAGTAGCGGGCGTGGGCCTCCATGAAGCGCAGGAGGGCCTCCTTGGGGTCCTCCACCCGCAAGGCCCCTTCCCCCGCCCGCAGGAGGCCCTCCAGGGCCAGAAGGCTCACCTCAAAGAGGATTTCCTCCTTGCTGCGGAAGTGGTGGTACAAGGCCGCCTTGGAAAGCCCCAGGGCCTGGGCGATGTCCTGAACGCTGGTGGCCTCATAGCCCTTCTCGGTGAAAAGCCTTGCAGCCTCCTCCAGGATGCAGTCGCGGGTGGTGGTTACCATAGCTCACCGACCGGTCGGTAAGCACACAATACCGCCATCCCCCTTCCCCCGTCAAGCTCTTCGCAGGCTTGTCCTCCTCCTGAACCAGATCCAGCCGGTGGCTCCCAGGAGAAGGGGCAAGGCCAGGAGGCTGGTAAGCGTTTCGGGCAGGGCAAGAAGGATGCCCCCTACGACGTAAAGGGGACGGCTCCACAAGGGCAGATGGCCCAGTCCCCAAAGGTAGCCCTCGAGGCCCGCCACCAACAACAGGATGCCCACCGCAGCCAAGGCCAAGTGGTAGGCCACCGAAGCCAGGCTGTCCTGAAGGATCAGAGCTGGCTCAAAGAGGAAGAAAAAGGGGATGAAATAAATCGCCAGGCCTAACTTGACCGCCTCCCAGCTTGCCCCCATAGGGTGAGCCCCTGCCAAACGCGCCGCCAGAAATGCCGCCACCGCTACAGGCGGTGTAATGGCGGAAAGCATCGACCAATAGGCGATGAAAAGGTGCACCCCCAGGGGAACAAACTCCCCCAAACGCACCAAAGCAGGGGCTAGGGTTACAGCTAGGAGTATGTAGGCGGCCACCATTACTCCAGCCATCCCCAGAAGAAAAGCAATGAGCACCCCAACCAGAAGAACCAAATAGAGGTTGGCCTGGCCCGTCTGCACCAAGGCCCCGGTGAGCGCAGGGGCCACACCGGTACCCATGAGGCCAGCCAGGATGAGGCCCACGGGCAGAATGAGGGCAAGCGTCTGGCTGATGAGGGAGGCAGAGGCGACGATCCCTTGGTGCAAGTCCCTAAGACGCACCTGTCCCCGAAGGAGCAAAAGGAGGAAAAGGGCGCCGAGGGCGTAAAAGGGAGCTAGGCGCTCCAAGCGCAGGTAGAGCAGGGCGAAGACCAGGAAACCCAGGACCACGACGAAGGGCAACCCTTCCCGCAGACTATGCCCCAGGGGCGGCAACTCCCCAGGCGAAAGCCCCTTTAGGCCATGCTTGGCCGCGTAGAGGTCCACATGGGCAAAGAGGGAGAGGTAGTAGAGGAAAGAGGGGATGACCGCCGCAACCACCACCTGGCCGTAAGGGACACCCAGGAGGCTAGCCATGACAAAGGCCACCGCACCCATGACTGGAGGCATGAGCACGCCCCCTGTGGAGGCACAGGCCTCCACGCCCGCGGCATAGGCCCGGGGAAACCCCGAGCGGATCATGGTGGGAATAGTGAGCGTCCCCGTGCTGGCCACGTTGGAAAGGATGCTACCGCTTAAACTGCCAAAGAAAGCGCTGGCCACCACGCTCACCTTGGCCGCTCCACCCCGCGTCCAGCCGAAAAGGGCGGAGGCCACCTGGAGGAAGACCTGGCCGGCGCCCATGGCTACCAAAAAGGCCGCTAGAACCAGGAAACCGATGAGAAGTTCCCCTACCGTGCGCACGGGCAGACCCAAAAGGCCTTGAGGGGAGTACAGGGCATAGCCCAAGACCTCCCTCCACGAAAGGGGTGGACCCCATAGGAACCCCGGCATATAGGGGGCGAGGAGCGGATAGGCCGCTAGAAGAACTGTCACCACGACAAAGCCCACACCCCCTACCCGCCTTGCTCCCTCCAAGACCGCAAGGAGCAAAAAGACAGCAGCCGCCAGTTGCCAAAGGGCCTGGGGGTTGGTCCAAGGGCTTAACACCATGGCCGGGCCGTGCCAGGCCAGGAGGACCCCTATCCCCAGGGTGCCTAGACCCAGAAGATAGTCGTACCAACCGGGCCGGCGGTCGGCAGCCCGGGCAGGAAAAAGGAGAAAAGTCAGGGGAAGAAAGAGGGCCAGGAGAAGCCAGTAATAGCTGAAGTCCAAGAGGGCCCTTCCTGTGAGTGGGCTACCGAAGAAGTAATAGGCCACCAGGCCCAGGCCCAGCACCGAGGCCAAGACTACCCAGCCCTTGGCCCAGGCAGGAAGCACACCCCAACGACCTTCCATCCCCATGGCTTAGGGTCTCCAGGCCTCGGAAAAGCGGGGTACACGGTTTTGCTCCAAGAATCCCCGCCAGAACTGTTGCCAAGCCGAGTTAGCGGGATCCACGGGAATACGGCGGGGCTTAGCCACTTCTGCCGCCCGCTCGTAAAGGGTAGCGTACTGATCTGCCAGGCGCAGCGTGGCCTGTTGCTTGCGTTCCATCTCCGGGGTCCAAAGGCCCTTTTCCTTCAGGTAACGGACGGTACCTGGGTGCCAAGGGACAGCCATGTTCTCCGCAATGAACTTGAGGCTTTCCAAAGATTGGAACCGGGCCAGGGCATGTTTTTCACGGTAGAGGGCGAGGTTCTCGTCCCACCATTTGACCAGGTGATAAACCAGCCCCTCGTCCACATCCGCGCGCGTGTAGTAAACGCTAGGGATGACAAACATGCGCACGTTACGGGCAGACTGCACCCCTATGTCGGCTGGACGCACCAGGTTGAGAAGGGGATAGGCCCGTTGCCAACGCGTCAAGCAGGTACGATCCTCCTGAGGGGTGGGAACGGACAGCCAGCGGATCCCCCGAGGGTTGCCCTCCACTTCCACGTTTACGTCCGAGACAGGGGAGGTGAAGGCGATATCGGCTCCGCCCTCTGCGATGACCCGGGAATTGGCGCTGTAGTTGGCCACCGGAACCAGCCGCATCTGCTCCCGGGTAAGGCCACGGCAAAGCAAAAGCCCATCCAGAATGCGGTGGAAATAGGAAAAGGGAGGCCAGGCTATCCTCACTCCAGGACCAACATCCTGAACCCTGCGGTAGGGTGTATCACCCCGGGTCATGAGGCCCCAAGGGGTTAGAATCGCAGGATAAACTACCCGAAGAGGGCCAGGACGGTATCCAGGTTCCCCATCCAGAGCCTCAACCATTACAGTAAGGGGTGCGGAGGTGAACTCCACCCGTCGCTCAAAGAGCCAGGCGGTGATGGAGGGTGTGGCCCCCGGGGAGACGCGAACTTGGACACCCGTGGCCGCTGTGAACTCGGCCGACCAGGCCACTAGGAGAGAGTAGCCAGTGGTTCCCACCTCCGTGGAGCCAAAGAGGATTTGGCGAGGCCAGCGGAAATCCCCTTGGGCTAAAGCGGGCAAGGCCAAAAAAACACCTAGGAACCAAAGCTTCCTAAGCATCCCTACCTCCTTGCCGACCGGGCCACTAAGGCCACCTGGGGCTAGGATTGCACAGGGGATGGATTCCCCACTGACCGGTCGGTAAGCCCACGATACCCTTATTCCGACATCCTCGTCAAGCTGATCGAGGCCTAAAGGCCCCCAACAAGGCTCCAGACCCAGCGAGTCCAAACCCCAACTTCCCCTTTGTGAGGGGCTAGCGCGCAGGACCCTCTCCTCCTCAAAGGAATGCAGGTATGGGCTAGACTCTGAGGCGATGCGCCTCATCGGGGTTGCCACCCAGTTCCGCCTGGGGGAGGGTGTCCCAAGGGCAAGGTTTTGGGGGGTGCTGGAGCCCTATTTGGAAGCCCTCTCCTCCCAGGGCCTGGCCCACGTCCTCCTGCCTCCCCAGCCAAGGGAAGCCCTGGAACGGATTCTCTCCCATCTGGACGGCCTCCTCCTGCCCGGGGGTGGGGACCTGGACCCCGCCCTTTATGGGGAAGAGCCCCACCCCAGCCTAGGGGAGGTAAGCCCGGAACGGGATGACCACGAGCTGTTCCTGGCCCGGTATGCGGCGGAGCGAGGGCTTCCCACCCTAGGGGTCTGCCGGGGCCTGCAGGTGATGAACGTGGCCCTGGGGGGGACGCTTTACCAGGACCTCGAGGCCCAGGGCCTAAAGGGCGTGCAACACTACCAGAAAAGCCCCCCTCCCGCCCTGGCCCACACCCTGCAGCAGGTGGAGCAAAGCCCCCTGAGCAACCTCTTCCCCGAGGGCTTCCGCGTCAACTCCTACCACCACCAGGGGGTCAAGACCTTGGGCCGGGGGCTAAGGCCCCTGGCGGTGGCCCCAGACGGCCTGGTGGAGGCGGTGGCCCTGGAGGGGCATCCCCTCTTCCTGGGGGTACAGTGGCACCCGGAGCTTTTGAGGGGGCATCATCCCCTTTTTGGCCTCTTGCGAGCCTAGCTTTCACCGTCCCAGAGGTTTTCCAGTAAATCCCCTTCCCGCAGCACCTCCCACCCCTCCCCCGTCCAGAGGAGCTCCTTGGGCCTAGGGGTGTCCAGGTAGGTGAGGGCCATGCTCCCCCCGTAGGCCCCAGCCTGGAGGATGGCCAGGGCATCCCCCTCCTGGGGTATGGGAAGACGCACGCCCCGGGCCAGCACGTCCCCCGCCTCGCAGGCCGGGCCTGCCAGGTCAAACTCCCCTTCCGCTTGGGAAGCGTAGAGGGGCAGGACCGGGTGGCGGGCCCCATACAGGGCGGGGCGGAGCAGGGTGGTCATCCCCCCGTCCAGGAGGAGGTACCGCCGCCGTGTTTCCTTGGTGCCCACCACCCGGACCACCAGCACCCCCGCCTCGGCCAGGAGGAAGCGGCCAGGCTCCAGCCAGACCTGGGCGCCGTACAGGCGGGCAAGCGCCTGCATGGGGTGGGAGAGGGCCTTTAGGTCAAGCCCCAGGCCAAACCCACCCCCCAGGTCCAGCACCGCCACCGGCCCCACCTGGGGTAAAAGCCTCTCCAGTACCCGATACCCCTGGAGGAAGTCCTCCACCCTCTCCAAGGCCGAACCCAGGTGCAGGTGAAGGCCCAAAAACCCAAGCCCCCTCTCCCGCAAGGCCCGCACAAGCCCCGGCACCGCCTCAGGCAGGACGCCAAACTGGCTCTCCCCGCGGCCCGTGGCCAGGTGGCTGTGGGTGTGGACGGGCAGGTCCGGGTTCACCCGCAGGAGGAGCTGGGCCTTGGGCAGGTGGCGGGCCACCCGCAAAAGGTCCCCCTCGGAGTCCAGGACCACCACCGGCGGACGTTCCCGCAGGGCCAAAAGGGCCTCTACGGGTTTTACCGGACCATTCCAGACCACTTCCTCGGGCCCAAACCCCGCCCGGTAGGCCCGCAAAACCTCCCCCAAGGAGACCGCCTCCGCCCCCAAGCCCAAGCTCCGAAGGCGGCGAAGCAGGCCCAAACGCGGGTTGGCCTTCAGGGCATAGAAGAGGCGGGCAAAGGGGAAAGCCCGCCGCATGCGGGCCACCTGGGCCACCACCCGGGTCCAGTCGTAGGCGTAAAAGGGGGTGGGCTGGTCCGGAAGGAGAGCGTGCAGGGCCTGTAAAAAATCGGGGTTCAGGGAAGCCTCCATCCCTTTAGCCTAGGCTAAAGGGGATGAGTGAGGTCCTGGAAGGCCGCCTCCTCCTGGCCCAGGGCTGGATCAGGGGCCGGATTTACTTTGGAGAGCGCATTAAAGCCCTGGAGGAAGCCCCCGTGGAAGGCCCCCTCATCCTCCCCGGCTTCCTGGACCTCCACGT carries:
- a CDS encoding SDR family oxidoreductase, with protein sequence MRLKDKVVLITGAAHGIGRATLELFAKEGARLVACDLEEGPLGEAAEATGALALPMDVADPASVAEGFRRALEAFGRLDGVVHYAGITRDNFHWKMPLEDWETVLRVNLTGSFLVAQAASEAMRERNPGSIVLTSSRVYLGNLGQANYVASKAGVVGLTRTLALELGRFGIRVNALAPGFIETRMTAKVPEKVREKAIAATPLGRAGKPLEVAQAALFLVSDESSFITGQVLFVDGGRTIGAAPA
- a CDS encoding SDR family oxidoreductase, which encodes MYLEQFRLDGKVALVTGGSRGLGLEAALALKEAGAKVAVLARRASFFEEAQRALGEALYLEGDVRDEARVEGVVEQVERELGPLSILVNAAGISWGAPSLEMPTEKVREVLEVNLVGAFLASRAAARRMKERGYGKILHIASVAGLKGEFPEVLDAVGYSASKGGLVALTRDLAVKWGRWGIRVNALAPGFFPTRMTEKVLPRAEAYLKATLPLGRPGQPGELGGAVLFLCSPASDYITGVVLPVDGGATAL
- a CDS encoding MaoC/PaaZ C-terminal domain-containing protein — translated: MPMYFEDFQVGQRFQTPARTVTEADVVNFAGVSGDYNPIHTDAEFAKTTPFGQRIAHGLLVLSMLTGLRQRSGHFEGTVIAWMEIRNYKFLKPVFIGDTVRGESEILEKHETSKPDRGVVVQRVRVLNQRGEVVQEGEFVTMIRRGGD
- a CDS encoding SDR family NAD(P)-dependent oxidoreductase, whose amino-acid sequence is MGRLEGKVILVTGAAHGIGRAALEFFAKEGARLVGVDLEAEPLAEAVGSLDVEALAIPADVADPQGVEAAFAEALEEFGRLDGVAHFAGVARSRLLWKMPLEEWEEVLRVNLTGSFLVAKKAGEVMTEGSLVLTSSVAALGALGVAHYAASKMGVVGLVRTLALELARKGIRVNALVPGLIETRMTAGLPEWSWAQEVEASPLKRPGRPLEVAQAALFLLSDEASFITGQALFVDGGRSIVGPPGLPPGFGGKEVA
- a CDS encoding serine hydrolase; translation: MRILVRGLGFLLLGLTAALAQVQEGVDLGRLAAFKARLEVEVAQGRLPGAVFLVARNGQVVYHEAVGYLDPQARTPMTREAIFRIYSMTKPLTSVLALSLAEEGRLFLTDPIALYLPEFREVRVGVERTAEGRTTLELVPAQRPITLYDLLRHTSGFTYGIFFDSLVKQEYRRVGADAIDQTAEEFVGKLARLPLQFQPGTVWEYSNATDLLGHLLERVTGRSLAELLEERIFRPLGMGDTGFQVPREKWGRIAEPFATDPFTRSPTPQALNVRETPKRFSGGAGAVSTALDYFRFLQALLNGGELEGRRILSPKSVALMTADHLGPLYLPSLQRGAPYLPGPGYGFGLGVAVRLADGGSPLMGSAGEYNWGGLFGTSFFVDPKERLVAVWMMQNPGGRAYYAQLFRTAVYASLVR
- a CDS encoding acyl-CoA dehydrogenase family protein encodes the protein MEVPEHREIRELARRFLEEARPVLWEYEGKEAFPWPLVERMAELGFLGVFVPEELGGAGLDFWAYIALLEELGGASSLRSILSVQQSLVLTPLLTFGSEAQRRRYVPRLARGEVLGAFGLTEPGSGSDAASLRTRAHRDGEFYVLEGQKTFISHANVAEVFLIFAKTDPEAGARGITCFLVERGDGVRTQPLKGKLGLRAADTGVVFLDGVRVPRDRVLGREGEGFRIAMATLDTGRISLAAGAVGLMQRALDLSLRYAREREQFGRPVASFQLIQSHLAEMKLDLEASRLLTYQAAWKKQKGERYTLEASLAKLYASEAANRVAYRAIQVHGGYGFLEEYEVARLYRDARILTLYEGTSEVQRLIIGAHLTGMKGFA
- a CDS encoding TetR/AcrR family transcriptional regulator; protein product: MVTTTRDCILEEAARLFTEKGYEATSVQDIAQALGLSKAALYHHFRSKEEILFEVSLLALEGLLRAGEGALRVEDPKEALLRFMEAHARYFEENYAFFVTLLQGIKSLSPENRARTVALRDRHEANLREILRRGVAQGVFRPVDVALAGRAVLSMLNWMIRWFHPGGPLRAEEVARGYFDLILRGLEDGSA
- a CDS encoding TRAP transporter fused permease subunit, whose amino-acid sequence is MLPAWAKGWVVLASVLGLGLVAYYFFGSPLTGRALLDFSYYWLLLALFLPLTFLLFPARAADRRPGWYDYLLGLGTLGIGVLLAWHGPAMVLSPWTNPQALWQLAAAVFLLLAVLEGARRVGGVGFVVVTVLLAAYPLLAPYMPGFLWGPPLSWREVLGYALYSPQGLLGLPVRTVGELLIGFLVLAAFLVAMGAGQVFLQVASALFGWTRGGAAKVSVVASAFFGSLSGSILSNVASTGTLTIPTMIRSGFPRAYAAGVEACASTGGVLMPPVMGAVAFVMASLLGVPYGQVVVAAVIPSFLYYLSLFAHVDLYAAKHGLKGLSPGELPPLGHSLREGLPFVVVLGFLVFALLYLRLERLAPFYALGALFLLLLLRGQVRLRDLHQGIVASASLISQTLALILPVGLILAGLMGTGVAPALTGALVQTGQANLYLVLLVGVLIAFLLGMAGVMVAAYILLAVTLAPALVRLGEFVPLGVHLFIAYWSMLSAITPPVAVAAFLAARLAGAHPMGASWEAVKLGLAIYFIPFFFLFEPALILQDSLASVAYHLALAAVGILLLVAGLEGYLWGLGHLPLWSRPLYVVGGILLALPETLTSLLALPLLLGATGWIWFRRRTSLRRA
- a CDS encoding TAXI family TRAP transporter solute-binding subunit; its protein translation is MRRIASESSPYLHSFEEERVLRASPSQRGSWGLDSLGLEPCWGPLGLDQLDEDVGIRVSWAYRPVSGESIPCAILAPGGLSGPVGKEVGMLRKLWFLGVFLALPALAQGDFRWPRQILFGSTEVGTTGYSLLVAWSAEFTAATGVQVRVSPGATPSITAWLFERRVEFTSAPLTVMVEALDGEPGYRPGPLRVVYPAILTPWGLMTRGDTPYRRVQDVGPGVRIAWPPFSYFHRILDGLLLCRGLTREQMRLVPVANYSANSRVIAEGGADIAFTSPVSDVNVEVEGNPRGIRWLSVPTPQEDRTCLTRWQRAYPLLNLVRPADIGVQSARNVRMFVIPSVYYTRADVDEGLVYHLVKWWDENLALYREKHALARFQSLESLKFIAENMAVPWHPGTVRYLKEKGLWTPEMERKQQATLRLADQYATLYERAAEVAKPRRIPVDPANSAWQQFWRGFLEQNRVPRFSEAWRP
- a CDS encoding gamma-glutamyl-gamma-aminobutyrate hydrolase family protein — protein: MRLIGVATQFRLGEGVPRARFWGVLEPYLEALSSQGLAHVLLPPQPREALERILSHLDGLLLPGGGDLDPALYGEEPHPSLGEVSPERDDHELFLARYAAERGLPTLGVCRGLQVMNVALGGTLYQDLEAQGLKGVQHYQKSPPPALAHTLQQVEQSPLSNLFPEGFRVNSYHHQGVKTLGRGLRPLAVAPDGLVEAVALEGHPLFLGVQWHPELLRGHHPLFGLLRA
- a CDS encoding diaminopimelate decarboxylase, whose product is MEASLNPDFLQALHALLPDQPTPFYAYDWTRVVAQVARMRRAFPFARLFYALKANPRLGLLRRLRSLGLGAEAVSLGEVLRAYRAGFGPEEVVWNGPVKPVEALLALRERPPVVVLDSEGDLLRVARHLPKAQLLLRVNPDLPVHTHSHLATGRGESQFGVLPEAVPGLVRALRERGLGFLGLHLHLGSALERVEDFLQGYRVLERLLPQVGPVAVLDLGGGFGLGLDLKALSHPMQALARLYGAQVWLEPGRFLLAEAGVLVVRVVGTKETRRRYLLLDGGMTTLLRPALYGARHPVLPLYASQAEGEFDLAGPACEAGDVLARGVRLPIPQEGDALAILQAGAYGGSMALTYLDTPRPKELLWTGEGWEVLREGDLLENLWDGES